In one window of Vibrio sp. JC009 DNA:
- the ettA gene encoding energy-dependent translational throttle protein EttA yields MAEYVYTMSRVSKIVPPKRQILKDISLSFFPGAKIGVLGLNGAGKSTLLRIMAGIDTDIDGEARPQPGLNVGYLPQEPQLDESKTVREIVEEAVADVADALTRLDAVYAAYAEPDANFDALAKEQGELEALIQAKDGHNLENALERAADALRLPEWDSKIEHLSGGERRRVAICRLLLEHPDMLLLDEPTNHLDAESVAWLERFLVDYTGTVVAITHDRYFLDNAAGWILELDRGEGIPWEGNYTSWLEQKDARLKQEAAQEKARQKTIEKELEWVRQNPKGRQAKSKARMARFEELNNSDHQKRNETNELFIPPGERLGDKVIEVNNLTKSFGDRVLIDDLSFSIPKGAIVGIIGANGAGKSTLFKMLSGTEQPDSGTIELGDTVSLASVDQFRDSMDDSKTVFQEISEGADIIKINNFEIPARAYCSRFNFKGVDQQKVIGELSGGERNRVHLAKLLKAGGNVLLLDEPTNDLDVETLRALEEALLEFPGCAMVISHDRWFLDRIATHILDYRDEGQVNFYEGNYTEYTEWLKQTLGAQAAEPHRIKYKRITK; encoded by the coding sequence ATGGCTGAATACGTCTATACCATGTCGCGGGTGAGCAAAATCGTGCCACCTAAGCGTCAAATTCTTAAGGACATTTCTCTTAGCTTCTTCCCGGGCGCCAAAATTGGTGTTCTTGGTCTGAACGGTGCAGGTAAATCTACCCTGCTACGCATCATGGCGGGCATCGATACCGATATCGATGGTGAAGCTCGTCCACAACCAGGTCTGAATGTTGGCTACCTGCCTCAGGAGCCTCAGCTTGATGAATCAAAAACCGTTCGTGAAATTGTTGAAGAAGCGGTTGCTGATGTTGCTGATGCACTGACTCGTCTGGATGCGGTTTATGCAGCCTATGCAGAACCGGATGCAAACTTTGATGCTCTGGCTAAAGAGCAGGGCGAACTGGAAGCACTGATTCAGGCTAAAGATGGTCATAACCTGGAAAATGCGCTGGAACGTGCAGCCGATGCTCTTCGTCTTCCTGAGTGGGACTCTAAGATTGAACACCTGTCCGGTGGTGAGCGCCGCCGTGTGGCTATCTGTCGTCTTCTTCTTGAACACCCTGATATGCTGCTTCTTGACGAACCAACCAACCACCTGGATGCGGAATCTGTGGCATGGCTGGAACGTTTCCTTGTGGACTACACAGGTACAGTGGTCGCGATTACCCACGACCGTTACTTCCTTGATAACGCAGCTGGCTGGATTCTGGAACTTGACCGCGGTGAGGGTATCCCATGGGAAGGTAACTATACTTCATGGCTTGAGCAGAAAGATGCTCGTCTGAAGCAGGAAGCGGCTCAGGAAAAAGCCCGTCAGAAGACCATCGAGAAAGAACTTGAGTGGGTTCGTCAGAATCCAAAAGGTCGTCAGGCTAAATCTAAGGCTCGTATGGCGCGCTTTGAAGAGCTTAACAACTCAGATCATCAGAAGCGTAACGAAACCAACGAACTGTTTATCCCGCCGGGTGAGCGTTTAGGTGACAAGGTTATCGAAGTAAACAACCTGACCAAATCTTTTGGTGATCGTGTACTTATCGATGATCTTTCATTCAGCATTCCTAAGGGTGCTATCGTGGGTATTATCGGTGCCAACGGTGCTGGTAAATCTACTCTGTTCAAAATGCTGAGCGGCACAGAGCAGCCAGACTCAGGTACTATTGAGCTGGGTGACACAGTTAGCCTGGCTTCTGTTGATCAGTTCCGTGACAGCATGGATGACAGCAAAACGGTATTCCAGGAGATCTCTGAAGGCGCTGACATCATCAAGATCAACAACTTTGAGATCCCGGCTCGTGCCTACTGCTCACGCTTTAACTTTAAAGGCGTTGATCAGCAGAAGGTTATCGGTGAGCTGTCTGGTGGTGAACGTAACCGTGTACACCTTGCTAAGCTGCTTAAAGCCGGCGGCAACGTACTGCTACTCGATGAACCAACCAACGACCTTGATGTAGAAACACTTCGTGCACTGGAAGAAGCCCTGCTTGAATTCCCTGGCTGTGCAATGGTTATCTCGCACGACCGTTGGTTCCTGGACCGTATCGCAACTCATATCCTTGATTACCGCGATGAAGGTCAGGTGAACTTCTACGAAGGCAACTATACTGAGTATACAGAGTGGCTGAAACAGACTCTTGGTGCTCAGGCTGCAGAGCCACACCGCATCAAATATAAGCGTATTACTAAATAA
- a CDS encoding transglycosylase SLT domain-containing protein: MQRLVKLAAVILPVMAISSGAYSAPASLAQQRLIYKKAQNYLDKKQVEEYMEIRDQIADYPLTPYVDYRTFLIGIGDRSPEEVNSFVQRHKSFPFSNKVRAAYLDALIKEGKWKTFYRYQTYEPKMEKYKCSYYYAHFRNGAKDKAFKGAEKLWLSGKSVSENCDLLFEEWKNAGLRTDDLVLRRMLLSYESNSNSMVTYLAKMTESNKSRLQAKEMKKLAQDPKYVMEFAQKYPPSDFNRRQSEVALRKLARSDIRYAHSLLPLILEAQNFQPEQAQKLSEYFANRLINTDVNYLAGWRDAVLQKSSNTKVLESRIRLAIRQADWPMMSFWISRLPEKARDSMRWQYWLARSEMALGDNDAGIKRMQSLLGKRNFYSAAAAKSLDKPVSYISNNAQADTDILKPYEESLARIKEMIDVNKITAAKSEWIWLLWQVGAEEKKALAVYAAEKDWYHLTVKATIEARMWDATALRFPIAHQWWFNFYGDKHGVDPITLMSVARQESALDARARSPVGARGIMQIMPRTAKYTAKKFKLSYNGASQLYDVGKNIEIGSHYLNSLLEQYENNRVFAFAAYNAGPHRVKTWRERTKGNVDVFAFIEAIPFKETRGYVQNILMFETYYRNLMQVEGDFLKQSELLAKY; encoded by the coding sequence ATGCAAAGGCTAGTAAAACTTGCTGCTGTGATTCTGCCAGTAATGGCTATCTCTTCCGGGGCGTATTCGGCTCCGGCGTCTCTTGCACAGCAGAGGTTAATTTATAAGAAAGCTCAAAACTATCTGGATAAAAAACAGGTAGAAGAATACATGGAAATACGCGATCAGATCGCGGATTACCCTTTAACTCCTTACGTGGATTACCGTACGTTTTTAATCGGTATAGGTGACCGCTCTCCGGAGGAAGTCAACAGCTTCGTCCAGCGACATAAATCTTTTCCGTTTTCCAATAAAGTCCGGGCAGCCTATCTGGATGCTCTGATTAAAGAAGGAAAGTGGAAAACCTTTTATCGGTATCAGACCTATGAGCCGAAAATGGAGAAGTATAAGTGCAGTTATTACTACGCCCACTTCAGAAATGGTGCTAAGGATAAGGCATTTAAAGGGGCTGAAAAGCTCTGGCTGAGTGGTAAAAGTGTGTCAGAAAACTGCGACTTGCTGTTTGAAGAGTGGAAAAATGCCGGGCTGAGAACCGATGATCTGGTTCTGCGCAGAATGCTGCTCAGTTATGAAAGCAACAGTAATTCCATGGTCACTTATCTGGCTAAGATGACGGAAAGTAATAAGAGTCGTCTTCAGGCCAAAGAGATGAAAAAGCTGGCGCAGGATCCGAAATACGTTATGGAGTTTGCGCAGAAGTACCCGCCAAGTGACTTTAACCGGCGTCAGTCGGAAGTGGCTCTGAGAAAACTGGCTCGCAGTGATATCCGCTATGCTCACAGTTTGCTGCCTTTGATACTGGAAGCGCAGAACTTTCAGCCTGAACAGGCTCAGAAATTATCTGAGTATTTTGCCAACAGGTTAATTAATACTGATGTTAATTATCTGGCGGGCTGGCGTGATGCTGTGTTGCAAAAGTCCTCAAATACTAAGGTGCTGGAGTCGCGCATTCGTCTGGCGATTCGTCAGGCTGACTGGCCTATGATGTCTTTCTGGATTTCACGTTTACCGGAAAAGGCCCGTGATTCCATGCGCTGGCAGTACTGGCTGGCCCGGTCAGAAATGGCTTTGGGTGATAATGATGCTGGAATTAAGCGGATGCAAAGCCTGCTTGGTAAACGAAACTTTTACAGCGCGGCGGCAGCCAAGTCTCTGGATAAGCCGGTTTCCTATATTTCGAATAATGCTCAGGCCGATACTGATATTCTGAAGCCCTATGAAGAGAGCCTGGCCAGAATTAAAGAGATGATCGATGTTAACAAAATCACCGCAGCAAAAAGCGAGTGGATTTGGTTGTTGTGGCAGGTTGGGGCAGAAGAGAAAAAAGCGCTAGCCGTATACGCTGCGGAAAAAGACTGGTATCACCTGACAGTAAAAGCGACCATTGAAGCCAGAATGTGGGATGCAACGGCTCTCAGGTTCCCGATTGCTCATCAGTGGTGGTTTAATTTTTACGGTGACAAGCATGGCGTGGATCCTATTACCCTGATGTCGGTGGCAAGACAGGAGAGTGCGCTGGATGCCAGGGCCCGTTCACCTGTTGGTGCCAGAGGCATTATGCAGATTATGCCGAGGACGGCGAAATATACGGCCAAGAAATTTAAGCTCTCGTATAACGGTGCAAGCCAGCTCTATGATGTGGGTAAGAATATTGAAATCGGCAGTCATTATCTGAATAGCCTGCTGGAGCAGTATGAAAACAACCGGGTGTTTGCCTTTGCCGCCTATAATGCCGGTCCGCACAGAGTGAAGACCTGGCGGGAAAGAACTAAGGGGAATGTGGATGTCTTTGCTTTTATCGAGGCCATTCCTTTTAAAGAGACAAGAGGGTATGTGCAGAATATCCTGATGTTTGAAACCTACTACCGTAATCTGATGCAGGTTGAAGGAGACTTTCTGAAGCAGAGTGAGCTACTGGCAAAATATTAA
- the trpR gene encoding trp operon repressor, with protein sequence MSQTPDYTDWQQLLDLVKHATEKGQHEMLLTMLMTPDERDALVTRVNILNELLKGDVSQRQLSQMLGVGVATITRGSNELKGHSEEEKAELLKLLSGE encoded by the coding sequence ATGTCACAAACGCCTGACTACACAGACTGGCAACAGTTATTAGACCTGGTAAAACATGCAACGGAAAAAGGCCAGCATGAGATGTTGCTGACTATGCTGATGACACCAGATGAGCGTGATGCACTGGTAACCAGAGTCAATATTCTTAATGAGCTGCTAAAAGGAGATGTCTCTCAGCGGCAACTGAGCCAGATGCTGGGAGTGGGTGTGGCAACGATTACCAGAGGCTCTAATGAGCTGAAAGGACATAGCGAAGAAGAGAAGGCTGAGCTGCTTAAGTTGCTGTCGGGGGAATAG
- the yjjX gene encoding inosine/xanthosine triphosphatase → MKKVIVTSLNPAKIRAVESAFQEVFPEQEFRFDGISVASEVPDQPISNEETKLGALNRVKNAKAEISDADYYVGIEAGNEEDITFAWMVIESQTKRGESRSASLMLPPVVLEKLQEGKELGTAMDEVYSTDNIKQKGGAIGLLTNHILTRSSVYHQALILALIPFINDEQFPGNL, encoded by the coding sequence ATGAAGAAGGTTATTGTTACCTCATTAAACCCGGCAAAAATCCGCGCTGTAGAAAGTGCCTTTCAGGAGGTCTTTCCTGAGCAGGAGTTCCGCTTTGACGGCATCAGTGTCGCCAGCGAAGTGCCGGACCAGCCTATTTCCAATGAGGAAACCAAGCTGGGCGCCCTGAACCGGGTTAAAAATGCTAAGGCAGAAATATCTGATGCAGATTATTACGTTGGCATAGAAGCAGGTAACGAAGAAGATATTACCTTTGCCTGGATGGTTATCGAATCTCAAACCAAACGTGGAGAGTCCCGCTCGGCAAGCCTGATGCTACCGCCGGTTGTTCTGGAAAAGCTTCAGGAAGGCAAAGAGTTGGGTACGGCGATGGATGAGGTTTACTCGACAGATAACATCAAGCAGAAAGGCGGGGCTATCGGCCTTCTGACCAATCATATCCTGACCCGGAGTTCTGTTTATCATCAGGCGCTGATTCTGGCTCTGATTCCGTTTATTAATGATGAGCAGTTTCCTGGGAATTTGTGA
- the pheA gene encoding prephenate dehydratase, with the protein MTDSKYSLDEIRLRLNDLDDNLLQLLSERRSLSIEVAKSKIETSKPVRDAKREQQLLVKLIENGNVKYDLDAPYITKIFHTIIEDSVLLQQSYLQNQANPEISRKPIARVAYLGAKGSYSHLASREYFSRRNTELVELNCEHFKEVTKTVESGHADYAVLPIENTSSGSINAVYDLLQHTTLYIVGEITLPIEHCILASSEVHLEDIKTLYSHPQPHEQCSEFLSELKDATLESCASTADAMQKVKDLGRSDVAAIGNASSGKLYGLQPIKSNIANQTENHTRFIVVARKPVEVSTQIPAKTTLIMSTQQQAGSLVQTLLVLQKYGINMTKLENRPIIGNPWEEMFYVDLEAHLESDDMQKALAELIKITTHLKVLGCYPIENITPTEVKVQ; encoded by the coding sequence ATGACAGACAGCAAATATTCTCTTGATGAGATAAGACTTCGTTTAAATGACCTCGATGACAACCTGCTACAGCTTCTATCAGAAAGGCGCTCACTCAGTATTGAGGTCGCCAAAAGCAAGATAGAGACTTCTAAGCCGGTCAGAGACGCAAAACGAGAGCAGCAGCTGTTAGTCAAACTGATTGAAAACGGCAATGTTAAGTATGATCTTGATGCGCCGTACATCACTAAGATCTTCCACACCATTATTGAAGATTCAGTGCTGCTTCAGCAGTCCTATCTGCAAAACCAGGCCAATCCGGAAATAAGCAGAAAGCCTATCGCTCGCGTTGCCTACCTTGGAGCAAAGGGCTCATACTCACACCTTGCCAGCCGTGAGTATTTCAGCCGCAGAAATACAGAACTGGTTGAACTGAACTGTGAACACTTTAAAGAAGTGACCAAAACCGTAGAGTCAGGTCATGCGGATTACGCGGTTCTTCCGATTGAAAACACCAGCTCAGGCTCCATCAATGCGGTTTACGACCTTCTTCAGCACACAACGTTATACATTGTCGGCGAAATTACTCTGCCAATTGAGCACTGTATTCTGGCCTCTTCTGAAGTTCACCTTGAAGATATCAAAACGCTTTACTCACACCCTCAGCCACATGAGCAGTGCAGTGAGTTTCTGAGTGAGCTAAAAGATGCAACGCTTGAGTCCTGTGCCAGCACAGCAGATGCAATGCAGAAAGTAAAAGATCTTGGCCGTAGTGATGTGGCAGCAATTGGCAATGCTTCAAGTGGCAAACTTTACGGTTTGCAGCCAATTAAGAGCAATATCGCCAATCAGACCGAAAACCACACCCGCTTTATCGTGGTTGCCCGTAAGCCAGTGGAAGTATCCACACAAATTCCGGCTAAAACTACGCTGATTATGTCCACTCAGCAGCAAGCAGGCTCTCTGGTACAGACGCTTCTGGTTCTGCAGAAATACGGTATCAATATGACAAAATTAGAAAACCGTCCAATAATCGGTAACCCGTGGGAAGAAATGTTTTACGTGGATCTGGAAGCGCACCTGGAATCCGACGACATGCAGAAAGCCCTGGCTGAGCTGATTAAGATCACTACTCACCTGAAGGTGCTTGGCTGCTACCCGATAGAAAACATCACGCCAACAGAAGTTAAGGTTCAGTAG
- the raiA gene encoding ribosome-associated translation inhibitor RaiA — MKVNITGKNIDITSAIRTHIEAKFKKLEKWQVDIISCQTAISEEPNKQKKFEASITVPKGKLNASSVHEDLYAAITEVEQKLERQLNKLVHKPSSRRATHSDVPDLDEAV, encoded by the coding sequence ATGAAAGTAAACATCACTGGTAAAAATATCGACATCACCTCTGCAATCCGCACGCATATCGAAGCGAAGTTTAAAAAGCTTGAAAAGTGGCAAGTAGACATTATCAGCTGTCAGACAGCAATTAGTGAGGAACCCAACAAACAGAAGAAATTTGAAGCGAGCATTACAGTTCCTAAAGGAAAATTAAACGCCTCTTCTGTACATGAAGATTTATACGCAGCGATTACCGAAGTAGAACAAAAACTGGAGCGTCAATTAAATAAACTGGTTCATAAACCATCCTCCCGCCGGGCAACACACAGTGATGTGCCGGATCTGGATGAAGCTGTGTAA
- the bamD gene encoding outer membrane protein assembly factor BamD, translating into MKHRTLSGLLALTLLFGCSSTKEVVPDIPAAELYSEAQESIRSGNWMTAVERLEALDSRYPFGAYSEQVQLDLIYVYYKNNDLPLGLATIERFIRLNPTHDKIDWVLYMRGLTYMAQDRSWMHDVFNTDRSDRDPEPAKSAFADFKRLLQRYPDSAYAADAKKRMLSLKNRLANYDLATADFYLRREAWIAAINRCQELQKTFPDTEAAKKSLQIQLEAYKQLELTEAIERTEELIRLNPM; encoded by the coding sequence ATGAAACACCGCACTTTATCGGGCTTACTAGCATTAACCCTGTTGTTTGGCTGCTCCAGCACTAAAGAAGTTGTACCTGATATTCCGGCAGCGGAACTGTACTCAGAAGCACAAGAATCAATCAGAAGCGGCAACTGGATGACCGCTGTTGAAAGGCTGGAAGCACTTGACTCCCGCTACCCGTTTGGCGCTTACTCCGAGCAGGTACAGCTGGATTTAATCTATGTTTACTACAAAAACAATGATCTGCCTTTAGGTTTAGCAACCATAGAGCGCTTTATCCGCTTAAATCCCACTCATGACAAAATTGACTGGGTTCTGTATATGCGCGGCCTGACTTATATGGCTCAGGACAGAAGCTGGATGCACGATGTATTCAACACTGACCGCTCTGACCGGGATCCGGAACCGGCAAAGTCTGCTTTTGCTGATTTTAAGCGTCTGTTGCAAAGATACCCGGACAGCGCCTACGCAGCCGATGCTAAAAAGCGCATGCTGTCACTTAAGAACCGTCTGGCTAATTACGATCTTGCTACCGCAGACTTTTATCTGAGAAGAGAAGCCTGGATTGCCGCCATTAACCGTTGTCAGGAACTACAGAAAACTTTCCCTGATACAGAAGCGGCGAAAAAATCTCTGCAAATTCAGCTTGAAGCATATAAACAGCTGGAACTAACAGAAGCAATTGAACGAACTGAAGAGCTGATAAGACTCAATCCGATGTAA
- the rluD gene encoding 23S rRNA pseudouridine(1911/1915/1917) synthase RluD produces MAQQIELTNTVKESQLGQRLDQAIAELFADFSRSRLKEWLLEGKVQVNGEVVTKPRTRVMGGESITVLAELADEERWEAQDLPLDIVYEDDDIIVINKPRDFVVHPGAGTPDGTVLNALLFHYPDIAEVPRAGIVHRLDKDTTGLMVVAKTVPAQTRLVRALQKRNITREYEAIAIGKMTAGGMVDKAIGRHSTKRTLMAVNELGKPAVTHYRVAEHFREHTRIRLRLETGRTHQIRVHMSYLQHPLLGDIAYGGRARIPRGASEELTEMIRGFDRQALHAVMLKFEHPITGEELEFHAPVPDDMVAMTEALREDAKLNKEEDF; encoded by the coding sequence ATGGCCCAGCAGATAGAATTAACAAATACCGTAAAAGAAAGCCAACTTGGTCAGCGTCTTGATCAGGCGATCGCTGAATTATTCGCCGATTTTTCACGTTCAAGACTGAAAGAGTGGTTATTGGAAGGTAAAGTTCAGGTAAATGGAGAAGTGGTGACTAAGCCCCGCACTCGTGTTATGGGAGGCGAAAGTATCACTGTACTTGCTGAACTGGCAGATGAAGAACGCTGGGAAGCACAGGATCTTCCGTTGGATATCGTTTATGAAGATGACGATATCATTGTAATTAATAAGCCGAGAGACTTTGTGGTTCACCCGGGAGCTGGCACGCCAGACGGAACGGTTCTGAATGCACTTTTATTCCACTACCCGGATATTGCTGAAGTGCCGCGCGCCGGTATTGTTCACCGTCTGGATAAAGATACCACCGGCCTTATGGTGGTGGCGAAAACTGTACCGGCTCAAACCCGTCTGGTTCGTGCGCTACAGAAAAGAAATATCACCCGTGAGTACGAAGCCATAGCTATCGGTAAAATGACCGCAGGTGGTATGGTGGATAAAGCCATTGGCCGGCACTCAACAAAAAGAACGCTGATGGCGGTGAATGAACTGGGTAAACCTGCAGTTACTCATTACCGTGTTGCTGAGCATTTCCGTGAGCATACCCGTATCCGTCTTCGCCTGGAAACCGGTCGTACCCACCAGATCCGTGTTCATATGTCTTATCTGCAGCATCCTCTGCTTGGTGATATCGCCTATGGTGGCAGAGCAAGAATTCCACGAGGCGCATCAGAAGAGCTGACAGAGATGATCCGCGGCTTTGACCGTCAGGCGCTTCACGCGGTTATGCTGAAGTTTGAGCACCCTATCACGGGGGAAGAGCTGGAGTTCCATGCTCCGGTACCGGATGACATGGTCGCGATGACAGAAGCTCTGCGAGAAGATGCAAAACTGAATAAAGAGGAAGACTTTTAA
- the pgeF gene encoding peptidoglycan editing factor PgeF, producing MDVIIPNWPAPAHIKAFSSLRSGGVSKAPYEGLNLGTHVGDDIQDVEVNRITLIKANHLPAAPVWLNQTHSTVVACLDQSTSEVVNADALFTSAKGVVCSAMTADCLPVLLTDTEGTQVAAVHAGWRGLAGGIVENAVKLFDKPVMAWLGPAIGPDAFEVGEDVLEAFTAFSPEAEKAFISKGEGKYWANMSLLATQRLNAIGVSEVYDSGLCTFSDSERFYSYRRDGVTGRQASFIWIE from the coding sequence ATGGATGTCATCATTCCCAACTGGCCGGCGCCTGCTCACATCAAAGCATTTAGCTCGTTGAGAAGCGGCGGTGTATCTAAGGCTCCCTACGAAGGGCTTAATCTGGGTACTCATGTTGGGGATGATATTCAGGATGTAGAGGTCAACCGCATCACTCTGATTAAGGCGAACCATTTGCCTGCTGCTCCGGTCTGGCTGAATCAGACTCATTCTACGGTTGTAGCTTGTCTGGATCAGTCTACTTCTGAAGTTGTTAATGCTGACGCGCTCTTTACCAGCGCTAAAGGTGTCGTGTGCAGTGCAATGACAGCAGACTGCCTGCCTGTGTTGTTGACTGATACTGAAGGAACTCAGGTTGCTGCGGTACATGCGGGCTGGCGCGGTCTGGCTGGCGGCATTGTTGAAAATGCAGTAAAGCTTTTCGATAAGCCGGTTATGGCCTGGCTTGGCCCGGCAATTGGCCCGGATGCCTTTGAAGTGGGTGAAGATGTGCTTGAAGCCTTTACCGCTTTTAGTCCTGAAGCTGAAAAAGCGTTTATCAGCAAAGGTGAAGGTAAGTACTGGGCCAATATGTCTCTTCTGGCAACTCAGCGCTTAAATGCAATTGGTGTGAGTGAGGTTTATGACAGTGGCCTGTGTACTTTTTCTGATTCTGAGCGCTTTTACTCATACAGAAGAGATGGTGTAACCGGAAGGCAGGCCAGTTTTATCTGGATTGAATAG